From Apium graveolens cultivar Ventura chromosome 9, ASM990537v1, whole genome shotgun sequence, the proteins below share one genomic window:
- the LOC141687154 gene encoding small ribosomal subunit protein eS25y-like: protein MAPKKEKAPPPSSKPAKSGGGKQKKKKWSKGKQKEKVNNMVLFDKPTYDKLLSEAPKFKLITPSILSDRLRINGSLARRAIKDLMARGLIRMVSVHSSQQIYTRATNT, encoded by the exons ATG GCACCTAAGAAAGAGAAGGCACCTCCTCCGTCTTCCAAGCCAGCTAAATCTGGCGGTGGCAAACAGAAAAAGAAG AAGTGGAGCAAAGGAAAGCAAAAGGAGAAGGTGAACAACATGGTGTTGTTTGACAAGCCCACTTATGACAAGCTTCTCTCTGAAGCTCCCAAGTTCAAGCTTATCACTCCATCTATCCTTTCTGATCGTTTGAGG ATTAATGGGTCACTCGCTAGGAGGGCAATTAAGGACCTGATGGCTAGGGGTTTGATCAGGATGGTCTCTGTCCATTCAAGCCAGCAGATATACACCAGGGCTACAAACACTTAG
- the LOC141683763 gene encoding uncharacterized protein LOC141683763 → MDCFDIKVEKANAILRYNRLQKITTLFRFMEVCIFLFIVTRISAHLPLAFKVSSDCLRGLSITIFSPGFLFILGNAIVVVLFLKSGQLSAQETKNFNPVIEFCNEYVEGCENKIGIDQVDGVKKQRKRQGKKQVKGDKEEPVLDLCSFEDRTMLRSHSENFMKHQPQDSCRRLRRTVTENGRKSEKYSERTDYAVIRKTPEHETWGQNFSRKCYAEDEMSGEEFRHTVEAFIARQQRSLREEFSSIVTYGA, encoded by the coding sequence ATGGATTGCTTTGATATCAAAGTGGAAAAGGCCAATGCAATCTTGAGGTACAACAGACTTCAAAAGATCACAACTTTGTTCAGGTTCATGGAGGTCTGCATATTTCTATTCATTGTAACAAGGATCTCAGCTCATTTGCCATTGGCTTTCAAGGTATCCAGTGACTGTCTACGCGGTCTCTCGATCACTATCTTTAGCCCTGGCTTCCTCTTCATCCTTGGAAATGCAATTGTCGTCGTTCTTTTCTTGAAATCTGGACAGCTTTCAGCTCAGGAAACCAAAAACTTTAACCCTGTCATTGAGTTCTGTAATGAGTATGTTGAGGGGTGTGAGAACAAAATTGGTATTGATCAAGTCGACGGAGTCAAGAAACAGAGGAAAAGGCAGGGGAAGAAACAGGTGAAAGGTGACAAAGAAGAACCTGTGTTAGATTTGTGTAGTTTTGAAGATAGAACGATGCTTAGGAGCCACTCGGAGAATTTCATGAAACACCAGCCTCAAGATTCTTGCAGGAGACTAAGGCGAACTGTGACAGAAAATGGTAGGAAAAGCGAAAAATACAGTGAAAGAACTGATTATGCAGTGATCAGAAAAACACCAGAGCACGAGACTTGGGGACAGAACTTCAGTCGTAAATGTTATGCAGAGGATGAAATGAGTGGCGAAGAGTTCAGGCATACAGTCGAAGCGTTTATTGCTCGACAACAGAGATCTCTGAGGGAAGAATTCTCATCTATTGTAACTTATGGAGCTTAG
- the LOC141683339 gene encoding bifunctional dihydrofolate reductase-thymidylate synthase-like — protein sequence MASETLANPTNGSVVTSPNPQRTYQVVVAAAHNMGIGKDGSLPWKLPSDLKFFKDVTLTTSDPLKRNAVIMGRKTWESIPLQHRPLPGRLNVVLTRSGSFDIATAENVVICGSMLSALELLAESPYCVSIEKVFIIGGGQIYREALNAPGCDAVHITEIEEHIECDTFIPPINESVFQPWYSSFPVVENNIRYCFTTYVRVRNSGVELTSEANDQLSDGNLDSGKFEIQRFSFLPKPVYEKHEEYLYLRLVENIISNGVEKNDRTRTGTVSIFGCQMRFNLRKSFPLLTTKKVFWRGVVEELLWFISGSTNAKFLKEKGVNIWEENGSREYLDSIGLADREEGDLGPVYGFQWRHFGARYTDMHADYTGQGFDQLLDVISKIKNNPDDRRIILSAWNPSDLKLMALPPCHMFAQFYVANGELSCQMYQRSADMGLGVPFNIASYALLTCMIAHVCDLVPGDFVHTIGDAHVYCNHIRPLQDQLQKQPKPFPVLKINSEKRDIDSFESADFKLIGYDPHQKIAMKMAV from the exons ATGGCTAGTGAAACTCTTGCAAATCCAACCAATGGAAGTGTTGTTACAAGTCCTAATCCACAGAGGACTTATCAAGTTGTTGTTGCTGCAGCCCATAATATGGGAATTGGCAAGGATGGTAGTTTGCCCTGGAAGTTACCTTCTGACCTCAAATTTTTCAAGGATGTCACCCTGACTACATCAGATCCTTTGAAAAGAAATGCTGTCATTATGGGTAGAAAAACATGGGAAAGCATTCCGCTCCAGCATCGCCCTCTGCCTGGACGCCTTAATGTTGTTCTGACTCGTTCAGGGAGCTTTGACATTGCAACTGCCGAAAATGTTGTAATATGTGGAAGCATGCTTTCTGCTCTGGAATTATTAGCAGAATCTCCTTATTGTGTTTCGATTGAAAAGGTGTTTATCATTGGGGGTGGCCAGATATATAG GGAAGCTCTCAATGCTCCTGGATGTGATGCAGTCCACATCACCGAAATCGAAGAACACATCGAATGTGATACCTTCATCCCTCCGATCAATGAATCTGTTTTCCAGCCATGGTACTCATCATTCCCAGTGGTGGAAAACAACATCCGTTACTGTTTTACAACTTATGTCCGTGTGAGGAATTCTGGTGTGGAGCTTACAAGTGAGGCCAATGATCAGCTGTCTGATGGTAACTTAGATTCTGGTAAGTTTGAAATTCAGAGGTTCTCTTTCCTCCCAAAGCCAGTTTATGAGAAACATGAGGAGTATTTGTATCTGAGACTGGTTGAGAATATCATTTCAAATGGCGTGGAAAAGAATGACAGGACACGAACTGGTACCGTGTCTATATTTGGTTGCCAG ATGCGGTTCAATTTGCGCAAATCTTTTCCACTCCTTACAACCAAG AAAGTTTTTTGGAGAGGAGTTGTTGAAGAACTGCTGTGGTTCATCAGTGGTTCAACGAATGCGAAG TTTCTTAAGGAGAAGGGCGTTAATATTTGGGAGGAAAATGGATCCAGGGAATATCTTGACAG TATTGGTTTGGCGGATAGAGAAGAAGGTGACTTGGGGCCTGTATATGGTTTCCAGTGGAGGCACTTTGGTGCGAG GTACACTGATATGCACGCTGACTACACTGGACAAGGATTTGATCAGTTGCTGGATGTTATTTCAAAGATAAAAAATAATCCTGATGACAGGAGAATTATCCTTTCAGCTTGGAATCCATCTGATCTCAAGCTAATGGCACTCCCACCCTGCCACATGTTTGCCCAG TTCTATGTAGCAAATGGCGAGTTATCATGTCAAATGTATCAGCGCTCTGCTGATATGGGTCTTGGCGTTCCATTTAACATCGCGTCCTATGCACTCCTAACATGCATGATTGCTCATGTTTGTG ATCTTGTGCCCGGAGATTTTGTTCATACCATTGGGGATGCTCATGTCTACTGTAACCATATAAGACCTCTTCAAGACCAGCTCCAGAAACAGCCTAAGCCATTTCCA GTCTTGAAGATCAATTCTGAGAAGAGGGACATAGACTCTTTTGAGAGTGCTGATTTCAAACTCATTGGCTATGATCCCCACCAGAAAATCGCAATGAAAATGGCAGTATAA